The Candidatus Parvarchaeota archaeon DNA window GTGTGGGCCAACAAACGGCAAATTAAACTAAACGAGGAAATCAAGAAGCTCAAGGAAAAGAAATAAGAATAGGGAAAAACCTGTTATTGGGTTGTAAGAAAACCTGTGTCTGGCTTGCAAGAAAATCTGCTTATTAATATTTGCTGCCAATAAGATTTGTGTGGAAGCGTACAAGCAGGAGTTCATAGAGTTTCTTTTTGGGTGCCGCGCACTCCAATTCGGGGAGTTTACGCTCAAATCAGGCCGTGTTTCGCCCTATTTTTTCAACGCCTCGCTTTTCAATGACGGCAATGCCTCATATCAACTAGGCCTTGCTTTTGCCAGAAAAACAAATGATGTTTTAGTGGATAAGTTTGACTTGTTTTTTGGACCTGCTTACAAAGGCATACCCCTGGCGGTTGCAGCTTCGATTGCATACCATAAAGAATTTGGGATTGCAAAAGGTTGGTGCTTTAACCGCAAAGAAGCAAAAGAACATGGAGATAAGGGAGTATATGTTGGAAGCAAAATAACCGACGGCTCTAGGATAGTTCTGCTTGATGATGTGTTTACAACTGGCGGAACAAAAGAAGAGGCGGTTGCGCAATTGAAAAGCACGGCAAAAGCCAAGGTAAAGGCAGTGATAATCGCAGTTGACAGGCTGGAGAAAAACGATGAGGGCAAAAGCGCCATAAGGGAGTTTGAGGGGAAGGCTAAGGTCCCGGTGCACGCAATAGTCAATGCAGACGAAATTTTTGATTACCTGCACAACAAGGTTATCGATGGAAAAATAGCAGTAAGCGACACTGATTATGAAAACTACAAAAGATACAAGGAAAAATACGGGGTTTGACTGAATACAGAATTTGACTGGCGGTGTAATGGGATATATTGAGTTTTTGGCGGATTGTGCAAAGGCAAACAGGAGCATTGTGTGCCTTGGGCTTGACCCGATTCTTGAGAAATTGCCCCCTTCAGTTGCTGGCAGGGAAGAAAGGATTGTGGGCTTTTTTTCAGAGATTGTTGATGCCGCACTTTGCGAGCAGCAGGTTTTGGCAGGCGCATCAATTGGGGCAATAAAACCCAACTATGCCTATTTTGCCCAATATGGTTTTGACGGCCTGCGGGCGCTTAAGGCGCTGATTGACAGGTACAAGGGCAAGGTGCCGATAATTTTTGACGGAAAGCGCGGGGATATTGGCAGGTCAAGTGAGGCGTATGCAAAGGAAGTGTTTGATTTTTGGAATGCGGATGCGACTACGGTTTCCCCTTACATGGGAGAGGACAGCGTGATGCCGTTCATTGAAAGATGCAAGCAGGGGCGCGGGGTTTACATTCTTTGCAAGACCTCCAACTCCGGCTCCCATGATTTGCAGTCAATGGTGCTCGACAATGGAAAGCAGGTATTTGCCCATGTTGCATCAAAAATGGAAAAATGGCACGTGGATGGAGTGGGTGCGGTCTTTGGGGCAACCTATATTGACGAGCTAGAGACTATTATATGGCAGTTTTACGACTCGCACAAGAAATTGCCGCTTCTGATACCCGGAGTTGGGGCGCAGGGTGGCAGCGCAGCAGACACTGCCAAGATACTTAGAACCGTGTGGAGGGAAACATTGCCGCTGCATCGGATAAACTCGTCCAGCGGCATAACCTATGCGTACCAGAAGTATGGAAGCACGGATTATGTGGGCTGCGCACTAAAGGAGATTGGCAGGCTGAACCAGGAGATAGGGGCAATATAAGGTTTGATGGACAAGACAATGCCTTGAATGTCAGGCCTGTTTTTTATACCTTTTCTCACTTAGAAAAACTAGCCCAGATTCCTGTACCACTTTTCGTATTCTTTGTGGGTTGCAAAAAAGTGGAGTATAGAAATTGTATCCCCAATTACCTCGCAGGCAATGCGGCCCTGCCCAACTTCCTCCATTGCATATCTTTTTCCGCCTTTGAGAAAGTGCTGCGGAGGATGGGTTTCGAGTTTTATCAGGTGCTTGCGGAAAATTTCCTTCACCGAGCCATCCAAAGCAGAAAATTCCTTTCTGGCTGCAGGGAGAACAGATACTGCGTACATGCTCAAGCCTCATTTTAAGTCTTTTCTGTTCATCTTGTTCTCTTTTAGCAGCTGGTCAAGTGTTATTGCCTTGCCCCTGTCAAGATGCTTGTCCTCTTCCTGAAGCTTTGCAAGTACAAGGGTTTCCTCCTCGTCTTTTAGCTGCTGCTCAAAGGCATTGACGGCCATGCGCAGGGCTTCGGTTTTGTTTGCAGCCACGCCGCGTGCTATAATGCGGCGAAGCTTCATCTCGTAGTAATCTCCAATATTTACATTCATATTATCACTGGATGATATATTGAATGCTATATTTATAATACATGACTACTGGTTTGAAGGACTGGTTTGAAGGAATAGATTAAGAGAATTGAAGGAAAAGTTGCGGCTGGAAAAGTGGATACAAATAACCTGCAAGCAAACAGAGGTACAAGCAAAATTAGCATAACTATTTCCTCTTAAATTGTGTGCAGAAATTGTGCAAAAAGCGGGCGCAAAAGAATAGTTACAATGAAAGGCTTCTTTTGACGGAAAAGGAAAACAGGAAATTGTATTAGACTTAGTGGCACCCATAAATGAGAGGAGTTAAGTTGGGTGCCTGGCACGACAATAATGAGAGGATAACAGTATTGCAGTTAAATTTGTCCGGCAGGGCTCTGCTTTATTTACCTCTTTTTTTATTAGCTAGAACATGCGCCCTGTTTTAGCAGCCTTGAAAAAATACCCCAGGACTTCCGGCTCCGATTTAGGCGGCATCAGGGCGTTTGCCCCAACTTCATCCAGCCACAAGGGGCAAAACGGCGTGCTTCTGGTTGTCGGGGGAAGCAGAAAATATCATGGCGCCCCCTTGCTTGCAATGAGTGGGGCAAGCCGCTTTTGCGACCTTATTTTCTTTTACTCGCCAAGTGGTAAAGGCGAGGGTGGCAAAAATAGCAATATTGAAATTGCAAACAAGATCAAGCCAAAATTGTTTGAATTCATTGGCATTGGCAAAAAAGAGATTGAGCGGCATGTCAGGTGGGCTGACTGCGTCCTTGTTGGAAACGGCATGGAAAACACGCAAGAGACAAGAAAACTTACGACTGCCTTGCTTAAAAAAACAAAAAAATACAGGAAAAGGCTGGTTTTGGATGCAGGGGCGCTTTATCCATATGTTTTGCCTTACTTGCACCCAGGTGTCTTGCTTATGCCGCATTCAGTGGAGTTTGAGAGAGTATTTGGAATTGCGGTAAGCGCAGGGGCCGGGAATGGCGGGATTGAAGCTGGAAGAAGACTGGCTAGAAAACATTCCTGCAATATTCTGCTTAAGACTCCTGGCTTTGATTGTATTTTTGATTTTCAAGGAAATGTCAAGCTTAACTTTACCGGCAACCCCGGCATGACAAAAGGCGGAACTGGCGATGTGCTTGCTGGATTGGTTGCGGCCCTGGCGTGCAAAACAGACTTATATTCTGCGGCATGCGCAGCCGCCTACCTTAACGGCCTTGCAGGCGACATGCTTGCAAAAATCATGGGGGCGAACTTCAATGCCTCGGATTTGGCAGGCGAGCTGCCATTTGCCCTGTCTTGCACAATGCATGGCACAAGGCAGGCAAAGGATTAAAGCAAGGGGATGCGAAAAAGGGAACGTGGGAGCATGAATGAGAATATTGAAGATGTGTCAAACCTTGACGATTTTCTGGAAAACGCCGCAAATGCAGGCTTTCAGGCAGGCGAGCTTGGGCAGGCAAGAAGTGTGCTCAGGCAAATTGTCGCTACAAAGTTAGGAGGAGGCAAACGGGCTGCTGCCAAAGAAGAGTTTGCGGTTTATCTAGGTTTTACTGCAAATCTTGTGGCATCTGGCATGCGCGGCTACATTGCAAGGCTTGTGGGCTCTGGGCTTGTGGATGCTGTAGTCACTACGCCTGGGGCAATAGAGCACGATATGATAAAGTGCTTCAAGCCGTATCTGCGCGGTGACTTTGAACTTGACGATGCCGCGCTTCACAAGAAAGGGATAAACAGGATTGGCAACATACTTGTGCCAAACGACAGGTACGTTCTTTTTGAAAAACTATTTGGAGAAATTACCGGCAATGCTGTAAAGAAATATGGCAACATGATTTCCCCAAGCGAATTTACGCATGAAGCTGGGGGATACCTGGCTGAAAAGCTTGGCGGAAGTAGTAAGGTGGGAAAGGGCAAAATGAATTCTGGAGGAAGCGGTGGCAAGCATAGAGATAATTCATTTCTTGTTTGCGCCTTTGAAAATAACATTCCAGTGTTCTGCCCCGGAATTACCGACGGGGCAATTGGCTTGCAGACCTATTTTTACAAGCAGAGGAACAGGGGCTTTGGCATTGATGTCACAAAGGACATGAAGGCCCTTGCAGACATCACGCTCAATGCAGATAAGACTGCTGCGATAGTTCTTGGCGGCGGGATTTCAAAGCACCATATAATCGGGGTCAACATAATGCGAGGCGGGCTTGATTATGCGATTTACCTTACCACTGCAGCAGAGTGGGACGGCTCAATGAGCGGGGCAAAGACGCGCGAGGCCATAAGCTGGGGGAAAATAAAGGAAAAGGCCACGCATGCTTATGTCTACGGGGATGCGACGATAAACCTGCCTCTTTTGATGCACAAGATAGTTTAGACCGCTAGTTCCTTGTTTTAGCACTACCAGATTTGCTTGCCAAAGTATCTTTCAATAAGCTCAATTATTTCCTTTTTCCTTGCAGAATTTAGTGATATGTGAATCTTGTTTGTCTTTTTCAGCCACGTCAAAAATCCTTCGTTTGCAAGCTCTTTTGCAAGGTCTTCAGATTTGTCCAGGAATTCTTTTGGAAGCCCCGAGCGCGCGTATAACAGAGGTGTGTGTTTTGCGCCCCAATTCCTGTGGCGGGCAAGTTTGTGGAGGATGTGGGCCCTGGCTTGTTCTCTTGAGAAAGATTTTTCAACCATTTAATAAACTACATGATAATAGTAATAATATGCAAGTTTTAATATATTGATGTAAAAGTTTTTAAATATTGATGTTTAAACATATATACGAGGCAACTCCCATGACGAACACTTTTTCTGAGAGCAAATCCGTGTTTTTGGATTTCTTTGGCGACAAGCCGAATTTCAGAGTGATTGATTTCCTGCTTGAAAACAGGCTCCGAGATTTCACGAAAACGGAGATAGCGAAGGGGGCAAACATCAGCTGGGCTACGCTATTTAACTATTGGGAGGAGCTTGAAAAGCACAGGATTGTGAAACTGACAAGGGTTGTCGGAAGGGCAAAGTTGTACCAGCTTAACGAAAGCGAACCGGTGGTAAAGCAGCTCAAGGCAATAGAAATACAGCTTGTAAAGCAGGCAGCAATGTTGGATGAAGAAAAGATTGCAGTTAAAGCAAGCGCTAAAAAGACAAAGCCTGCCGAATCTGATTGAGTTTTGAGTGCGGCTAGCTGGAAAACCGATTTGCTACTTATTTAAGCCTGCGCAGGCAAATTGAAGGCAGGGAGAGGGGGCTGCATTCTGCTTTCAGCAGCAGGGGATTTCATGCTTGCCAGTTTTTTTGCACAAAATTTCGTCTATCTTGCCGCCGCAGCAGTAGCTGGGGCATTTGTCAAGGCAGCAGACCATATGCTGGATAGCCCCAAGGGCAAAAAATGGCTTGCAGCGCTGAAAAAATTCGGCTTTGAGATTCCCTGGAGGCTCAACATCGCGCTAGTAGGCTGCGCATGGGGGGTGATTTTGGGGCTTGTGGCTGCAAAAACCGATGCCGCCACAATTTACATGGCTGCAATTGCAGGCTCCCTGCTTGCAGGAAAGATTGACAGGACTGAACACTGGGCAGGGGTTGTGTCGTTTGCTTTTGCGGCAGCATATTTTTGGCCGCAAGGCGGGGGTTTGAGCTTCAACATTATTTTATTCATTCTTTTTGCAGCCGGCGCATATGCTGATGAGATAAAGGCAATAGCAAAGCAAAGGGTTGTTCTGGAGGCATGCGCGCTTGCGGTTGCAGCGGTGGAATACCTAAACCCTGGCGTTGGGATTTTTGGCGGCATAGGGCTTGCAAGCATTGCATTCATTGCGGCATTTGACTGCGGATATGCGGGGCTTGCATACGCAGCGGCCGGAAAGCCGCTGGACAGAATGCGAAAGGCGCTTGGAAAAATTGCTGGTTTGTATGGAAATTGAGATGCATGCAAAATACCCCTTCTTGTCTGACTCAAAGCAGTTTGCCTCCAGTAAAAACATAGGCTTTTCAGACTTGTATCTTGAGGCAGGCGCAAAAAGGGCATTGGCGGCAATCGGAGAGAGGGGGGAGATACCCAAGTTTGCCCCTGGCGGTCTTGAATCTGTTGTTGTTGGCGAGCTTGCAGCATACACAATATGCAGGATGATTGTAAGCACCCTTGCAAACAGGTATTACATTAACAGGCTTGCGGTTGCAGAGTCAAAGAGGGCCAGGGGCTACCTTGACTATGAAAGCGACGAGAATTTGCGGGTGGTTGCAGTTGATTTGGGGGTTGGTTTTGAAGCCCAAGGCCCTGCATCGGGAACCTATTCCAAAGGGCATGAGAGCTTCAGGATGCCACTGCATGACTATGTGAGGTTTTGCCCAAAGACAGCCGACTACAGGCTTGTCAGACAGGATGTGGCGCACGGCTTTGTTTCAGGCCTGAAAAGGGAGCGGCTAACAAGGGTGCTTGAAGAGGCAATACGGAAGAGGATTGAGTCAGGCATGCCTGTCAGAGGGGAGTTTCCGCAGCAGATTGTCAGGTTGGCGCAAAAGCTGAAGAAACTTCTGCCAGTCCAGCAGGTGGAGGTTGTAAAAATACCAATCGGGAACTATCCCCCTTGCATAAAAAAGATAATTTCCGACCTGGCAGCCTCGGTAAATGTTCCGCACACTTCAAGGTGGGCCCTTGCAGTCTATCTTGTCAGCGCAGGGGTTACAACAGAGGATATAGTGAAGCTTTTCACAACTGCCCCGGACTTTAACGAGCAGACAACGAGATATCAGGTGGAGCATGTCAGGTCCAAGGCATACAGGATGCCTTCCTGCGCCTCGATGGACAGCTGGGGCATCTGCATTGCAAGCTGCAGGTGCTTCAACCCGCTTAAATTCGACTTGAGGGTGCATGGAAGGAACATTAGGCAGCATGAGGAGGAAAG harbors:
- the pyrE gene encoding orotate phosphoribosyltransferase; this encodes MCLACKKICLLIFAANKICVEAYKQEFIEFLFGCRALQFGEFTLKSGRVSPYFFNASLFNDGNASYQLGLAFARKTNDVLVDKFDLFFGPAYKGIPLAVAASIAYHKEFGIAKGWCFNRKEAKEHGDKGVYVGSKITDGSRIVLLDDVFTTGGTKEEAVAQLKSTAKAKVKAVIIAVDRLEKNDEGKSAIREFEGKAKVPVHAIVNADEIFDYLHNKVIDGKIAVSDTDYENYKRYKEKYGV
- the pyrF gene encoding orotidine-5'-phosphate decarboxylase produces the protein MGYIEFLADCAKANRSIVCLGLDPILEKLPPSVAGREERIVGFFSEIVDAALCEQQVLAGASIGAIKPNYAYFAQYGFDGLRALKALIDRYKGKVPIIFDGKRGDIGRSSEAYAKEVFDFWNADATTVSPYMGEDSVMPFIERCKQGRGVYILCKTSNSGSHDLQSMVLDNGKQVFAHVASKMEKWHVDGVGAVFGATYIDELETIIWQFYDSHKKLPLLIPGVGAQGGSAADTAKILRTVWRETLPLHRINSSSGITYAYQKYGSTDYVGCALKEIGRLNQEIGAI
- a CDS encoding NAD(P)H-hydrate dehydratase — its product is MRPVLAALKKYPRTSGSDLGGIRAFAPTSSSHKGQNGVLLVVGGSRKYHGAPLLAMSGASRFCDLIFFYSPSGKGEGGKNSNIEIANKIKPKLFEFIGIGKKEIERHVRWADCVLVGNGMENTQETRKLTTALLKKTKKYRKRLVLDAGALYPYVLPYLHPGVLLMPHSVEFERVFGIAVSAGAGNGGIEAGRRLARKHSCNILLKTPGFDCIFDFQGNVKLNFTGNPGMTKGGTGDVLAGLVAALACKTDLYSAACAAAYLNGLAGDMLAKIMGANFNASDLAGELPFALSCTMHGTRQAKD
- a CDS encoding deoxyhypusine synthase (transforms a conserved lysine residue of initiation factor 5A into deoxyhypusine), whose product is MRKRERGSMNENIEDVSNLDDFLENAANAGFQAGELGQARSVLRQIVATKLGGGKRAAAKEEFAVYLGFTANLVASGMRGYIARLVGSGLVDAVVTTPGAIEHDMIKCFKPYLRGDFELDDAALHKKGINRIGNILVPNDRYVLFEKLFGEITGNAVKKYGNMISPSEFTHEAGGYLAEKLGGSSKVGKGKMNSGGSGGKHRDNSFLVCAFENNIPVFCPGITDGAIGLQTYFYKQRNRGFGIDVTKDMKALADITLNADKTAAIVLGGGISKHHIIGVNIMRGGLDYAIYLTTAAEWDGSMSGAKTREAISWGKIKEKATHAYVYGDATINLPLLMHKIV